A genome region from Piliocolobus tephrosceles isolate RC106 chromosome 8, ASM277652v3, whole genome shotgun sequence includes the following:
- the CHRM2 gene encoding muscarinic acetylcholine receptor M2: MNNSTNSSNNSLALTSPYKTFEVVFIVLVAGSLSLVTIIGNILVMVSIKVNRHLQTVNNYFLFSLACADLIIGVFSMNLYTLYTVIGYWPLGPVVCDLWLALDYVVSNASVMNLLIISFDRYFCVTKPLTYPVKRTTKMAGMMIAAAWVLSFILWAPAILFWQFIVGVRTVKDGECYIQFFSNAAVTFGTAIAAFYLPVIIMTVLYWHISRASKSRIKKEKKEPVANQDPVSPSLVQGRIVKPNNNNMPSSDDGLEHNKIQNGKAPRDPVTENCVQGEEKESSNDSTSVSAVASNMRDDEITQDENTVSTSLGHSKDENSKQTCIKIGTKTPKSDSCTPTNTTVEVVGSSGQNGDEKQNIVARKIVKMTKQPAKKKPPPSREKKVTRTILAILLAFIITWAPYNVMVLINTFCAPCIPNTVWTIGYWLCYINSTINPACYALCNATFKKTFKHLLMCHYKNIGATR, encoded by the coding sequence ATGAATAACTCAACAAACTCCTCTAACAATAGCCTGGCTCTTACCAGTCCTTATAAGACATTTGAAGTGGTGTTTATTGTCCTGGTGGCTGGATCCCTCAGTTTGGTGACCATTATCGGGAACATTCTAGTCATGGTTTCCATTAAAGTCAACCGCCACCTCCAGACCGTCAACAATTACTTTTTGTTCAGCTTGGCCTGTGCTGACCTTATCATAGGTGTTTTCTCCATGAACTTGTACACCCTCTACACTGTGATAGGTTACTGGCCTTTGGGACCTGTGGTGTGTGACCTTTGGCTAGCCCTGGACTATGTGGTCAGCAATGCCTCAGTTATGAATCTGCTCATCATCAGCTTTGACAGGTACTTCTGTGTCACAAAACCTCTGACCTACCCAGTGAAGCGGACCACAAAAATGGCAGGTATGATGATTGCAGCTGCCTGGGTCCTCTCTTTCATCCTCTGGGCTCCAGCCATTCTATTCTGGCAGTTCATTGTAGGGGTGAGAACTGTGAAGGATGGGGAGTGCTAcattcagtttttttccaatgCTGCTGTCACCTTTGGTACGGCCATTGCAGCATTCTATTTGCCAGTGATCATCATGACTGTGCTATATTGGCACATATCCCGAGCCAGCAAGAGCAggataaagaaggaaaagaaggagccTGTGGCCAACCAAGACCCTGTTTCTCCAAGTCTGGTACAAGGAAGGATAGTGAAGCCAAACAATAACAACATGCCCAGCAGTGACGATGGCCTGGAGCACAACAAAATCCAGAATGGCAAAGCCCCCAGAGATCCTGTGACTGAAAACTGTGTtcagggagaggagaaagagagctCCAATGACTCCACCTCAGTCAGTGCTGTTGCCTCTAATATGAGAGATGACGAAATAACTCAGGATGAAAACACAGTTTCCACTTCCCTGGGCCATTCCAAAGATGAGAACTCTAAGCAAACATGCATCAAAATTGGCACCAAGACCCCCAAAAGTGACTCATGTACCCCAACTAATACCACCGTGGAGGTAGTGGGGTCTTCAGGTCAGAATGGAGATGAAAAGCAGAACATTGTAGCCCGCAAGATTGTGAAGATGACTAAGCAGCCTGCAAAAAAGAAGCCTCCTCCTTCCCGGGAAAAGAAAGTCACCAGGACAATCTTGGCTATTCTGTTGGCTTTCATCATCACTTGGGCCCCATACAATGTCATGGTGCTCATTAACACCTTTTGTGCACCTTGCATCCCCAACACTGTGTGGACAATCGGTTACTGGCTTTGTTACATCAACAGCACTATCAACCCTGCCTGCTATGCACTTTGTAATGCCACCTTCAAGAAGACCTTTAAACACCTTCTCATGTGTCATTACAAGAACATAGGCGCTACAAGGTAA